A window of Tautonia plasticadhaerens contains these coding sequences:
- a CDS encoding BamA/OMP85 family outer membrane protein, translating to MSASLRHRPRSQRTPGRGDPDGAPSPVPDAARPTIAALALCLLALGAATADDQYGRMVTEVRIRGNESIAEPRIRAKILTRPGRPLDPDVVDSDFRSLKNTQWFSHVRATFLEDPERGGIIFIYNVVEMPVIEAVEYRGRSAISESKLEESTGLKAGARADSIRTRSAVSQIRRLYEEKGYLQAEVRLIEGGEPEDRRVVFEIFEGPKFKVGAVEFEGNTVFSDASLMTKIRTKPPILGLIGGRYDSEGPEEDARKVIELYQSIGYFDCECTPVVRHDDRVGDLRLSFVISEGLEYSVRDVTFDGQELLSEDQLREGLVLHSGEPLKDTLRQRDLMTLTERYTAVGCIDINIQPEPRFTDTPGVVDLVYNIDEGERYLLGRINIKGNDRTRAKVILRELTASGLLPGEPLDGRRLEAARKRLGNLNYFVTDPQQGDPIKLMITNRRGHDMPYGEIAMPELDEIIQQARFQQGPDPAGPEAEPGAEADDAKPIRRTRFQTPDDFAPPVPDLPPLPPAGSMPLAPGDGPASVVPFGSGGAFDPAPGALPPIDVPPIVAPGPAPGAGTARPSPEGTPRGTFPSMPGMNYSDVGPDRQEPYANRSLADIATQVEPRGGGRSFADLDVEVQEAPTGRILLGVGATSFGGLSGNFILHERNFDLFNVPRSFRELLNGQAFRGAGQEFRLELSPGTLINRAVVSFREPDLFNRRIGLNVSGYTFSRFYPDFNEARGGGRFALGKQFGTQTYADLAVRVEDVNISDFRTPAPAEFYAASGSTFLATLRPSIHFDNRNDPFLPSEGSYLEFAYEQGWGDFTFPKFTVEGRQHFTIRERPDQTGKHILSMRGFFGISGQDTPLYERFYAGDFRSLRGFAYRGVGPYILGSNVGGIMTLLGSLEYQFPLTANDQFQAVVFTDTGTVENSYSITDYRVAVGTGLRVTLPALGPLPLAFDIAFPVVKGPDDRERIFTFFIGAFY from the coding sequence ATGAGCGCAAGCCTTCGTCATCGACCGCGATCGCAACGGACCCCGGGCCGGGGGGACCCGGACGGCGCGCCGTCCCCGGTGCCCGACGCCGCCCGGCCGACGATCGCGGCCCTCGCCCTCTGCCTCCTGGCCCTGGGCGCGGCGACCGCCGACGACCAGTACGGCCGGATGGTGACCGAGGTCCGCATCCGGGGGAACGAGTCGATCGCCGAGCCCCGGATCCGGGCCAAGATCCTGACCCGCCCCGGACGGCCGCTGGACCCCGACGTGGTCGACAGCGACTTCCGGTCGCTCAAGAACACGCAGTGGTTCTCCCACGTCCGCGCCACCTTCCTCGAGGATCCGGAGCGTGGCGGCATCATCTTCATCTATAACGTGGTCGAGATGCCGGTCATCGAGGCCGTGGAATACCGCGGCCGATCGGCCATCAGCGAGTCGAAGCTCGAGGAATCCACCGGCCTGAAGGCCGGGGCCCGGGCCGACTCGATCCGGACCCGCTCCGCCGTCTCCCAGATCCGCCGCCTCTACGAGGAGAAGGGATATCTCCAGGCCGAGGTCCGGCTGATCGAGGGGGGAGAGCCTGAGGACCGCCGCGTGGTCTTCGAGATCTTCGAAGGGCCGAAGTTCAAGGTCGGCGCCGTCGAGTTCGAGGGGAATACCGTCTTCTCCGACGCCAGCCTGATGACCAAGATCCGGACCAAGCCCCCCATCCTCGGCCTGATCGGCGGCCGGTACGACAGCGAGGGGCCCGAGGAGGACGCCCGCAAGGTCATCGAGCTGTACCAGTCGATCGGCTACTTCGACTGCGAGTGCACCCCGGTCGTCCGCCACGACGACCGGGTCGGCGACCTGAGGCTCAGCTTCGTCATCTCCGAGGGGCTCGAATATTCCGTCCGCGACGTCACGTTCGACGGGCAGGAGTTGCTCTCCGAGGACCAGTTGCGCGAGGGCCTGGTCCTGCACTCCGGCGAGCCGCTCAAGGATACCCTCCGCCAGCGCGACCTGATGACCCTGACCGAGCGCTACACGGCGGTCGGCTGCATCGACATCAACATCCAGCCCGAGCCCCGGTTCACCGACACCCCCGGCGTGGTCGACCTCGTCTACAACATCGACGAGGGGGAGCGCTACCTCCTGGGCCGGATCAACATCAAGGGGAATGACCGGACGAGGGCCAAGGTCATCCTCCGGGAGCTGACCGCCTCGGGCCTCCTGCCCGGCGAGCCGCTCGACGGCCGACGCCTCGAGGCGGCCCGCAAGCGGCTCGGGAACCTGAACTACTTCGTCACCGACCCGCAGCAGGGCGACCCGATCAAGCTCATGATCACCAACCGCCGGGGGCACGACATGCCCTACGGCGAGATCGCCATGCCCGAGCTGGACGAGATCATCCAGCAGGCCCGGTTCCAGCAGGGGCCCGACCCGGCCGGGCCCGAGGCCGAACCTGGGGCGGAGGCGGACGACGCCAAGCCGATCCGCCGGACCCGCTTCCAGACCCCCGACGACTTCGCCCCCCCCGTACCCGACCTCCCCCCGCTCCCCCCGGCGGGCTCCATGCCGCTGGCGCCGGGCGACGGGCCGGCCTCGGTCGTCCCCTTCGGCTCCGGGGGGGCGTTCGACCCGGCCCCCGGCGCCCTGCCGCCGATCGACGTGCCGCCGATCGTCGCCCCGGGGCCGGCCCCCGGCGCGGGGACGGCCCGGCCGTCCCCGGAAGGCACCCCGAGGGGCACGTTCCCGAGCATGCCCGGCATGAATTACTCCGACGTCGGCCCCGACCGCCAGGAGCCCTACGCCAACCGGTCGCTGGCCGACATTGCCACGCAGGTCGAGCCCCGGGGCGGCGGCCGGTCGTTCGCCGACCTGGACGTGGAGGTGCAGGAGGCCCCCACGGGCCGGATCCTGCTGGGCGTCGGGGCGACGAGCTTCGGCGGCCTGAGCGGCAACTTCATCCTCCACGAGCGGAACTTCGACCTGTTCAACGTCCCCCGCTCCTTCCGGGAGCTGCTCAACGGCCAGGCCTTCCGGGGCGCCGGGCAGGAATTCCGGCTCGAGCTGTCCCCGGGCACCCTGATCAACCGGGCGGTGGTCAGCTTCCGGGAACCGGACCTGTTCAACCGCCGGATCGGCCTGAATGTCTCCGGGTACACGTTCTCGCGCTTCTATCCTGACTTCAACGAGGCCCGGGGCGGCGGCCGGTTCGCCCTGGGCAAGCAGTTCGGCACCCAGACGTACGCCGACCTCGCCGTGAGGGTCGAGGACGTGAACATCTCCGACTTCCGCACCCCGGCCCCGGCCGAGTTCTACGCCGCCTCCGGCTCCACCTTCCTCGCCACCCTCCGCCCGTCGATCCACTTCGACAACCGGAACGACCCGTTCCTCCCCAGCGAGGGCTCCTACCTCGAATTCGCCTATGAGCAGGGCTGGGGCGATTTCACCTTCCCGAAGTTCACCGTCGAGGGTCGCCAGCACTTCACCATCCGGGAGCGCCCGGACCAGACCGGCAAGCACATCCTCAGCATGAGGGGGTTCTTCGGCATCTCCGGCCAGGACACCCCGCTGTATGAGCGGTTCTACGCCGGCGACTTCCGCAGCCTCCGGGGCTTCGCCTACCGCGGCGTTGGGCCCTACATCCTGGGGTCGAACGTGGGCGGCATCATGACGCTGCTCGGCTCGCTCGAGTACCAGTTCCCGCTGACGGCCAACGACCAGTTCCAGGCGGTCGTCTTCACGGACACCGGCACGGTCGAGAACAGCTACAGCATCACCGACTACCGGGTCGCCGTCGGCACCGGCCTCCGCGTCACCCTGCCGGCCCTCGGGCCGCTGCCCCTGGCGTTCGACATCGCCTTCCCGGTGGTGAAGGGCCCGGACGACCGCGAGCGGATCTTCACGTTCTTCATCGGGGCATTCTATTGA
- a CDS encoding DUF6655 family protein has protein sequence MSMEAEASPRRPRAILAATCLVLAGSAGCGSTRMSHTSRTGTEQLLLTNAWDQALGQVDFRPLIGVPVFLETSYLEAIDKGWVTSSLRQAMLAQGVLLREEKEDAQWIVEPRTGAYGTDDSEMLIGIPQMNVPATIPGLPAGSVPEIPLIKKSDQHAVTKLALFAYDRASGQLVWNSGTVIGASNDKNLHIGGLGPIQSGSIRGGTEFVGVKIPMTAHEDEQAPHEQGGGAVPFSEPAIRGPAEVLDRDDFLPR, from the coding sequence ATGAGCATGGAAGCCGAGGCCAGCCCGCGCCGACCCCGGGCGATCCTGGCCGCGACCTGCCTGGTCCTGGCCGGCTCCGCCGGCTGCGGCAGCACCCGGATGAGCCACACGTCCCGGACCGGCACCGAGCAGCTCCTGCTGACCAACGCCTGGGACCAGGCGCTCGGCCAGGTCGACTTCCGCCCGCTCATCGGCGTCCCCGTCTTCCTGGAGACCAGCTACCTGGAGGCCATCGACAAGGGCTGGGTCACCTCCAGCCTCCGCCAGGCGATGCTCGCCCAGGGCGTCCTGCTCCGGGAGGAGAAGGAGGACGCCCAGTGGATCGTCGAGCCCCGCACCGGGGCCTACGGCACCGACGACTCCGAGATGCTCATCGGCATCCCCCAGATGAACGTCCCGGCCACGATCCCCGGCCTCCCCGCCGGATCAGTCCCCGAGATCCCCCTGATCAAGAAGAGCGACCAGCACGCCGTCACCAAGCTCGCCCTCTTCGCCTACGACCGGGCCAGCGGCCAGCTCGTCTGGAACTCGGGGACCGTGATCGGCGCCTCCAACGACAAGAACCTGCACATCGGCGGCCTCGGGCCGATCCAGTCCGGCTCGATCCGGGGCGGCACCGAATTCGTCGGCGTCAAGATCCCGATGACCGCCCATGAGGACGAGCAGGCCCCCCACGAGCAGGGCGGCGGCGCCGTCCCGTTCTCCGAGCCCGCCATCCGGGGCCCCGCCGAGGTCCTGGACCGGGACGACTTCCTGCCCCGCTGA
- a CDS encoding adenine phosphoribosyltransferase produces MSATDGITLDDYIRNIPDFPKPGIQFKDITPLLSHPEAFRAAVERLAAPFADRGVDAIAAAEARGFLFAAPMAMTLGVGLVPIRKPGKLPFTTVSAEYALEYGNDRLEMHSDALEPGRRILVVDDVLATGGTMKACCDLVRNAGAEVVACAFLIELGFLKGREKLEPYEVFSLLSY; encoded by the coding sequence ATGAGCGCGACCGACGGCATCACCCTCGACGACTACATCCGCAACATCCCCGACTTCCCCAAGCCGGGCATCCAGTTCAAGGACATCACCCCGCTGCTCTCGCATCCCGAGGCGTTCCGGGCCGCCGTCGAGCGGCTGGCCGCCCCCTTCGCCGACCGCGGGGTCGACGCGATCGCCGCCGCCGAGGCCCGGGGCTTCCTCTTCGCCGCGCCGATGGCGATGACCCTGGGCGTCGGCCTGGTGCCGATCCGCAAGCCCGGCAAGCTGCCCTTCACCACCGTCTCCGCCGAGTACGCCCTGGAGTACGGCAACGACCGCCTGGAGATGCATAGCGACGCCCTCGAGCCCGGCCGCCGGATCCTCGTCGTCGACGACGTGCTCGCCACCGGGGGCACCATGAAGGCCTGCTGCGACCTCGTCCGCAACGCCGGGGCCGAGGTCGTCGCCTGCGCCTTCCTGATCGAGCTGGGCTTCCTCAAGGGGCGAGAGAAGCTGGAGCCGTACGAGGTGTTCAGCCTGTTGAGCTACTGA
- a CDS encoding trypsin-like peptidase domain-containing protein: MRQNRVAWAALVVSAAALIGSQNWHRTVPAGPQLPQEGLAEAKRLSAAFEAVAEYVGPSVVQISVQRAPEPRRGGGEGGPPGGMNPREMTPEQLEEFFRRFFPDGPGGGLPEEFFRFEPQQFQVEGTGSGFLYDEQGHILTNNHVVEGADGDGDIRVSFSDGSSADATVVGTDPATDVAVIKVDPKALEAEPRPIRVGSSDELHVGQWVLAVGSPFGLSQTVTAGIISATNRNAVGILDRDGYEDFIQTDAAINPGNSGGPLVDIEGRVIGINSAIATRTRANAGVGFAIPIKLASYVADSIIQDGKVRRAVMGVQISPLLPELAEQFGIDPEIDGILVNEVFPGTPAAEAGLEPGDVIVGFKGREVDSVPDFRLDVSTSPLDQDLELSYIREGERKTATINLAPAEEVEMPSFARAPDRTRPQEAPRVELDRFGLALQDLSPELAEQFGHEEGTTGVLVRSVEPGSPAFAEGIQAGDLITKVIKDKKPQDVTDLESFGQLAGDSGDLAVYVQPPSEPGRFVVLKPGSGESPEDD; this comes from the coding sequence ATGAGACAGAACAGAGTGGCCTGGGCGGCCCTGGTCGTGTCGGCCGCCGCCCTGATCGGGTCCCAGAACTGGCATCGGACCGTGCCGGCCGGGCCCCAGTTGCCCCAGGAAGGGCTGGCCGAGGCCAAGCGGCTCTCGGCGGCCTTCGAGGCGGTGGCGGAGTACGTCGGACCTTCGGTCGTGCAGATCAGCGTGCAGCGCGCCCCCGAGCCCCGCCGGGGGGGCGGCGAGGGCGGCCCCCCGGGCGGGATGAACCCCCGGGAGATGACCCCCGAGCAGCTCGAGGAGTTCTTCCGCCGCTTCTTCCCCGACGGGCCCGGCGGCGGCCTTCCCGAGGAGTTCTTCCGCTTCGAGCCCCAGCAGTTCCAGGTCGAGGGGACCGGCTCCGGCTTCCTCTACGACGAGCAGGGGCACATCCTGACCAACAACCACGTGGTCGAGGGGGCCGACGGCGACGGCGACATCCGCGTCAGCTTCTCCGACGGCAGCTCGGCCGACGCCACCGTCGTGGGCACCGACCCGGCCACCGACGTGGCCGTGATCAAGGTCGACCCCAAGGCCCTGGAGGCCGAGCCCCGGCCGATCCGGGTCGGCTCCAGCGACGAGCTGCACGTCGGCCAGTGGGTCCTGGCCGTCGGCTCCCCGTTCGGCCTGAGCCAGACGGTGACCGCCGGGATCATCTCGGCCACCAATCGCAACGCCGTCGGGATCCTCGACCGGGACGGCTACGAGGACTTCATCCAGACCGACGCCGCCATCAACCCGGGCAACTCCGGCGGCCCGCTGGTCGACATCGAGGGCCGGGTCATCGGCATCAACTCGGCCATCGCCACCCGGACCCGGGCCAACGCCGGGGTCGGCTTCGCCATCCCGATCAAGCTGGCGAGCTACGTCGCCGACTCGATCATCCAGGACGGCAAGGTCCGGCGGGCCGTGATGGGCGTGCAGATCTCCCCGCTGCTGCCGGAGCTGGCCGAGCAGTTCGGCATCGACCCGGAGATCGACGGCATCCTCGTCAACGAGGTCTTCCCGGGCACCCCCGCCGCCGAGGCCGGCCTGGAGCCGGGCGACGTGATCGTCGGCTTCAAGGGCCGGGAGGTCGACAGCGTGCCGGACTTCCGGCTCGACGTCTCCACCAGCCCCCTGGACCAGGACCTGGAGCTGTCCTACATCCGCGAGGGCGAGCGCAAGACGGCGACCATCAACCTCGCCCCCGCCGAGGAGGTCGAGATGCCCTCCTTCGCCCGGGCCCCCGACCGGACCCGGCCCCAGGAGGCCCCCCGCGTCGAGCTCGACCGCTTCGGCCTGGCGCTCCAGGACCTCTCCCCCGAGCTGGCCGAGCAGTTCGGCCACGAGGAGGGGACGACCGGTGTGCTCGTCCGCAGCGTCGAGCCCGGCTCCCCGGCCTTCGCCGAGGGGATCCAGGCGGGCGACCTGATCACCAAGGTGATCAAGGACAAGAAGCCCCAGGACGTCACCGACCTGGAGTCCTTCGGGCAGCTCGCCGGCGACTCCGGCGACCTGGCCGTCTACGTCCAGCCCCCGTCGGAGCCCGGCCGCTTCGTCGTCCTGAAGCCCGGATCCGGGGAGTCCCCCGAGGACGACTGA
- the rlmN gene encoding 23S rRNA (adenine(2503)-C(2))-methyltransferase RlmN has product MDRRDIAGPFDPRDRHPDALVALASSVGASPEAPRRLLAAILQHGEHDPGVWSRRFQVPRRLVGDWPPLPRLALERVETSPADGFQKLLFRTGDGLPLETVLIPLHKPGAVSVCLSSQVGCPMACAFCATARMEARRNLATWEIVDQWVQARDLARSQGRRVTGTVFMGMGEPFLNYDRVMRAGDLLRCPFGGSLSAKAMTVSTVGLVPEIDRFTRERRTIRLSISLGAATDETRAKLVPIAARTPVAEVMAAARRHAEARRERVNLSYVCIGGENVGEEDAEAIGRLVGDTPVRFDLIDVTDPTGRFRPPSPAELAAFRDALTRHLGQPVVRRYSGGADIRAACGTLAGTS; this is encoded by the coding sequence ATGGATCGACGCGACATCGCCGGGCCGTTCGACCCCAGGGACCGCCACCCCGACGCCCTGGTCGCCCTGGCCTCCTCCGTCGGCGCCTCCCCCGAGGCCCCCCGGCGGCTGCTGGCGGCGATCCTCCAGCACGGCGAGCACGACCCGGGCGTCTGGTCCCGGCGCTTCCAGGTCCCCCGCCGGCTGGTGGGGGACTGGCCCCCCCTGCCCCGCCTGGCCCTGGAGCGGGTGGAGACCTCCCCCGCCGACGGATTCCAGAAACTCCTGTTCCGGACCGGGGACGGGCTGCCCCTGGAGACCGTCCTGATCCCCCTGCACAAGCCGGGGGCGGTCAGCGTCTGCCTCTCCTCGCAGGTCGGCTGCCCCATGGCCTGCGCCTTCTGTGCCACCGCCCGGATGGAGGCCCGGCGGAACCTGGCGACCTGGGAGATCGTCGACCAGTGGGTCCAGGCCCGGGACCTGGCCCGGTCGCAGGGGAGGCGGGTGACGGGCACCGTGTTCATGGGCATGGGGGAACCCTTCCTGAACTACGACCGGGTGATGCGGGCCGGCGACCTGCTGCGCTGCCCCTTCGGCGGGTCCCTCTCGGCCAAGGCGATGACGGTGAGCACGGTCGGCCTCGTCCCCGAGATCGACCGGTTCACCCGGGAGCGCCGGACGATACGGCTGTCGATCAGCCTCGGGGCCGCCACCGACGAGACGCGGGCGAAGCTCGTGCCGATCGCCGCCCGGACCCCCGTGGCCGAGGTCATGGCCGCCGCCCGCCGCCACGCCGAGGCCCGCCGGGAGCGGGTGAACCTCTCCTACGTCTGCATCGGCGGCGAGAACGTGGGCGAGGAGGACGCCGAGGCGATCGGCCGGCTGGTGGGGGACACCCCCGTCCGGTTCGACCTGATCGACGTGACCGACCCCACCGGCCGCTTCCGCCCCCCCTCCCCCGCCGAACTGGCCGCGTTCCGGGACGCCCTGACCCGCCACCTCGGCCAGCCGGTCGTCCGCCGGTATTCCGGGGGCGCCGACATCCGGGCCGCCTGCGGCACCCTCGCCGGGACGAGCTGA
- a CDS encoding PSD1 and planctomycete cytochrome C domain-containing protein, producing MARPRPLLIRAAAAVALIALPSTARSAPVPQDDGTGLPPAIDRPVDFEAEVRPILETRCVSCHGPETRKGGLRLDNEADAMVGGDSGPSIEPGDGAASFLIEKVAGLDPLSTMPPTGAPLSGEQVGLLQAWIDQGAPWDDPGAPAEAARSDHWSFEAPDRPGLPGVLDAAWPANPIDRFILSRLEAEGLVPSPEADRATLIRRLSLDLIGLPPTPEEVDAFLGDDRPDAYERLVDRLLASPHYGERWGRRWLDLARFADTNGYEKDRERSIWPYRDWVIDALNADMPFDRFTVEQVAGDLLPGASTDQRVATGFHRNTMINEEGGIDVEEFRYASVVDRVATTGSTWLGLTVGCAQCHTHKFDPITQREYFRLFAFLNNADEPEIPVPNPVIARRRAEIQGQVDALVAELADQFPMPPDGDPALTEGERRRQHLDGSRAGWESGLRTFDWTTIKPTGLASKNGATMELLNDGSVLVSGDKPNQDVYTVELEADLGGVTGLRLEVLPHESLPDGGPGRAPLFSVGDFLLTEFLAEAGAAGGDLGPVTISGATEDHAEEGHPASKAVDGVPDTGWNVKGKIGEPHAAVFAFERPLEGGTNRLVLTIRQEYIHQMTIGRFRISVTTDPEPVASGLPADVEAIARVPEAERSAAQRERITQYYLSIAPELVEQHERIETLRDSMPEFPTTMVMRERRPEHSRTTHIHPRGEFLAIGEPVGPGVPSVLHPISEEGEPAPDRLTLARWLVGDENPLVARVTVNRLWAAHFVRGIVPTLDDFGTRGEPPSHPELLDWLAVEFEDSGWGLKGMHRLIVTSATYRQSSDVPPTLLERDPESVLLARGPRMRLEAEQVRDLALAASGLLVPEIGGPSVYPPQPEGVTSIAYGGPSWPTSTGPDRYRRGLYTFLKRTAPYAAFLTFDAPTSEVTCTRRERSNTPLQALTLLNDPVFVEASQAMARRVLAELPDGDDEARAVRAFRLVLGRRPGASEVAAILDFVEAQRARVEAGELDAAAIAGDEHAPDLAERASWAATCRALLNLDETITSE from the coding sequence ATGGCCCGCCCCCGCCCTCTCCTGATCCGAGCCGCAGCTGCCGTCGCGCTGATCGCCCTGCCGTCGACGGCCCGATCGGCCCCGGTGCCGCAGGACGACGGGACGGGCCTGCCCCCGGCGATCGACCGGCCGGTGGACTTCGAGGCGGAGGTCCGGCCGATCCTGGAGACGCGCTGCGTCTCCTGCCACGGCCCCGAGACCCGGAAGGGGGGCCTCCGGCTGGATAACGAGGCCGACGCCATGGTCGGGGGAGACTCCGGTCCCTCGATCGAGCCGGGGGACGGCGCGGCGAGTTTCCTGATCGAGAAGGTCGCCGGGCTGGACCCGCTCTCGACCATGCCCCCCACCGGCGCGCCGCTGTCGGGCGAGCAGGTCGGCCTGCTCCAGGCCTGGATCGACCAGGGGGCACCGTGGGACGACCCGGGCGCACCGGCCGAGGCCGCCCGGAGCGATCACTGGTCGTTCGAGGCCCCCGATCGGCCCGGACTGCCGGGGGTGCTCGACGCGGCCTGGCCCGCCAACCCGATCGACCGCTTCATCCTGTCCCGGCTGGAGGCCGAGGGGCTGGTCCCCTCCCCCGAGGCCGACCGGGCCACGCTGATCCGGCGCCTTTCGCTCGACCTGATCGGCCTGCCGCCGACCCCGGAGGAGGTGGATGCGTTCCTGGGCGACGACCGGCCGGACGCTTACGAGCGGCTGGTCGACCGCCTGCTCGCCAGCCCGCACTACGGCGAGCGGTGGGGGAGGCGGTGGCTCGACCTGGCCCGGTTCGCCGACACCAACGGCTACGAGAAGGACCGGGAACGCTCGATCTGGCCCTACCGGGACTGGGTCATCGACGCCCTGAACGCGGACATGCCCTTCGACCGGTTCACGGTCGAGCAGGTCGCCGGGGACCTGCTGCCGGGCGCCTCGACCGATCAGCGGGTCGCCACTGGGTTCCACCGGAACACGATGATCAACGAGGAGGGGGGGATCGACGTCGAGGAGTTCCGCTACGCCTCGGTCGTCGACCGGGTGGCGACCACGGGGTCGACCTGGCTGGGGCTGACCGTCGGCTGTGCCCAGTGCCATACGCACAAGTTCGACCCGATCACCCAGCGCGAGTATTTCCGACTCTTCGCCTTCCTGAACAACGCCGACGAGCCCGAAATCCCCGTCCCCAACCCGGTCATCGCCCGGCGGCGGGCCGAAATTCAAGGGCAGGTCGACGCCCTCGTCGCCGAACTCGCGGACCAGTTCCCGATGCCCCCCGACGGCGACCCCGCCCTGACCGAGGGCGAGCGTCGGCGGCAGCACCTGGACGGGTCGAGGGCCGGCTGGGAGTCCGGCCTACGCACCTTCGACTGGACGACGATCAAGCCGACCGGCCTCGCCTCGAAGAACGGCGCGACGATGGAATTGCTCAACGACGGCTCGGTGCTGGTGAGCGGGGACAAACCCAACCAGGACGTGTACACGGTCGAACTGGAGGCCGACCTGGGAGGGGTCACCGGCCTGAGGCTGGAGGTGCTCCCGCACGAGAGCCTGCCCGACGGCGGCCCCGGCCGGGCCCCGTTATTCTCGGTGGGGGACTTCCTGCTGACCGAGTTCCTCGCGGAGGCCGGGGCCGCGGGGGGCGACCTGGGGCCGGTGACGATCTCGGGCGCGACCGAGGATCATGCCGAGGAGGGGCACCCGGCGTCGAAGGCGGTTGACGGCGTCCCCGACACCGGCTGGAACGTGAAGGGGAAAATCGGCGAGCCCCACGCGGCCGTCTTCGCCTTCGAACGGCCGCTCGAAGGCGGGACGAACCGGCTCGTATTGACGATCCGGCAGGAATACATCCACCAGATGACGATCGGCCGCTTCCGGATCTCGGTCACGACCGACCCCGAGCCGGTCGCCTCCGGCCTGCCGGCGGACGTGGAGGCGATCGCCCGGGTGCCGGAGGCCGAGCGATCGGCGGCGCAGCGGGAGCGAATCACACAGTATTATCTGTCGATCGCCCCCGAGCTGGTCGAGCAGCACGAGCGGATCGAGACGCTCCGCGACTCGATGCCCGAATTCCCGACGACGATGGTGATGCGGGAGCGACGACCCGAGCACTCCCGGACGACGCACATCCACCCCCGGGGCGAGTTCCTGGCGATCGGCGAGCCGGTCGGGCCCGGCGTGCCGTCGGTCCTGCACCCGATCTCGGAGGAGGGGGAGCCGGCCCCCGACCGCCTGACGCTGGCCCGCTGGCTCGTTGGCGACGAGAACCCGCTGGTCGCCCGGGTGACGGTCAACCGCCTCTGGGCGGCGCACTTCGTGAGGGGGATCGTGCCGACGCTCGACGACTTCGGCACGAGGGGGGAGCCGCCGTCTCATCCGGAGTTGCTCGACTGGCTGGCCGTCGAGTTCGAGGATTCGGGCTGGGGCCTGAAGGGGATGCATCGGCTGATCGTCACAAGTGCGACCTATCGCCAGTCGTCCGACGTGCCGCCGACGCTCCTGGAACGGGACCCGGAGAGCGTCCTGCTCGCCCGGGGCCCCCGGATGCGGCTGGAGGCCGAGCAGGTGCGCGACCTGGCCCTGGCGGCGAGCGGCCTGCTCGTCCCCGAGATCGGCGGGCCGAGCGTCTACCCGCCGCAGCCGGAGGGGGTGACCTCGATCGCCTACGGCGGCCCATCCTGGCCGACGAGCACGGGCCCCGACCGATACCGGCGCGGGCTCTATACCTTCCTCAAGCGGACGGCCCCGTACGCCGCGTTCCTCACCTTCGACGCGCCGACTTCGGAGGTGACCTGCACGAGGAGGGAGCGGTCGAACACGCCGTTGCAGGCGCTCACCCTCTTGAATGACCCGGTGTTCGTCGAGGCGTCCCAGGCGATGGCCCGTCGGGTCCTGGCCGAGCTGCCCGACGGCGACGACGAGGCGAGAGCGGTCCGCGCCTTCCGCCTCGTGCTGGGGAGGAGGCCGGGGGCGTCGGAGGTGGCGGCGATCCTGGACTTCGTCGAGGCGCAGCGGGCCCGGGTCGAGGCCGGGGAGCTGGACGCCGCCGCGATCGCCGGGGACGAGCACGCCCCGGACCTGGCCGAGCGGGCCTCCTGGGCGGCGACCTGCCGGGCGCTGCTGAACCTGGACGAGACGATCACCTCGGAGTGA